One window of the Cryptomeria japonica chromosome 7, Sugi_1.0, whole genome shotgun sequence genome contains the following:
- the LOC131039901 gene encoding SKP1-like protein 1A, protein MAEDTTAKECKVKLKSSDDNIFEVEYTIAMQSQLLKKALRFFVNPCFNPFCDIAFETGMEEDPTAAMVKECKVKLKSSDDNIFEVEHAVAMQSQLLKNALADSGTDSTLPLHNISSEILAKVIEYCEYHVNAANTISVRDVKMWEQEFVRDLDQATLCHLILGAQYMEIRNLLYLICQTVAERIKGKSSEEVREIFNIQNDLTPEEEEEIRRENEWAFEEEVQEEVEREG, encoded by the exons ATGGCGGAGGATACCACTGCGAAGGAATGTAAGGTGAAATTGAAGAGCTCGGATGACAATATTTTTGAGGTCGAGTATACCATAGCCATGCAGTCACAGTTGTTAAAGAAAGCTCTG AGGTTTTTCGTCAATCCCTGTTTCAATCCTTTCTGTGACATTGCCTTCGAGACAGGCATGGAGGAGGATCCCACTGCAGCCATGGTGAAGGAATGTAAGGTGAAATTGAAGAGTTCGGATGACAATATTTTTGAGGTCGAGCATGCCGTAGCCATGCAGTCACAGTTGTTAAAGAACGCTCTGGCTGACAGCGGCACGGACAGCACCCTGCCTTTGCACAACATTTCCAGCGAAATTCTGGCGAAGGTGATCGAGTACTGCGAATATCATGTTAATGCCGCCAACACCATCTCGGTGCGGGATGTGAAGATGTGGGAACAGGAGTTCGTGAGGGACCTTGATCAAGCAACTCTTTGTCATCTCATCTTGGGCGCCCAGTACATGGAGATACGCAATCTTCTATACTTAATATGCCAAACTGTAGCAGAGAGGATTAAGGGTAAAAGCTCAGAAGAGGTCAGAGAGATATTTAACATACAAAACGACTTGACtcctgaagaggaggaagaaatcaGGCGTGAAAATGAGTGGGCCTTTGAGGAGGAAGTTCAGGAAGAAGTCGAGCGCGAAGGTTGA